In Chitinophaga sp. HK235, a single window of DNA contains:
- the murC gene encoding UDP-N-acetylmuramate--L-alanine ligase — translation MDLNNIQQVYFIGIGGIGMSAIARFFNEKGVAVSGYDRTSTPLTQQLEAEGMQIHYTDDINLLDRQANLVVYTPAIPASHTELQWYRDNGFEVVKRSDVLQEITKSSFAITVAGTHGKTTVSTMIAHLLTHSGYGCNAFLGGISVNYNRNFWSSDKDKAVAVIEADEYDRSFLKLSPDIAVLTAMDADHLDIYGTAEAMEEAFIQYTHNIKPNGTLIAKFGLHRERELKADNKLMYSLQNDAANVYAANIRMEHGGYEFDVVQQNWMIDKVRLHIGGMHNVENAIAAITVAHLLGIDSEKIKAAMESFKGIKRRFEYVIKNDRQVYIDDYAHHPEELRALITSAKTLFPGKRCTVIFQPHLFTRTRDLADGFAESLSLADEVILLPIYPARELPIEGVTSEILAAKITAPVQIMSKEAVLDWLQKTPAPLLITAGAGDIDQLKEPISQLLKAK, via the coding sequence ATGGATTTGAACAACATACAACAGGTTTATTTTATTGGCATCGGCGGTATCGGTATGAGCGCCATCGCCCGCTTCTTCAATGAAAAAGGAGTGGCCGTAAGCGGTTATGACCGTACCTCAACACCGCTTACGCAGCAGTTGGAAGCAGAAGGTATGCAGATCCATTACACCGATGATATCAATCTGCTGGACAGGCAGGCTAACCTGGTCGTATACACGCCGGCCATCCCTGCTTCCCATACAGAGCTGCAATGGTACCGTGATAATGGCTTTGAAGTCGTAAAACGCAGCGATGTATTACAGGAGATCACCAAATCATCGTTTGCCATCACCGTGGCAGGTACACATGGTAAAACCACCGTTTCTACCATGATCGCTCACCTGCTCACGCACAGCGGTTATGGCTGCAATGCTTTCCTGGGTGGTATCAGTGTCAACTACAACCGGAATTTCTGGAGCAGCGACAAAGACAAAGCAGTAGCAGTCATCGAAGCAGACGAATATGACCGCTCCTTCCTGAAATTAAGTCCGGATATCGCAGTGTTAACTGCCATGGATGCAGATCACCTGGATATTTACGGCACTGCAGAAGCAATGGAAGAAGCTTTTATTCAATATACACACAACATCAAGCCCAATGGCACGCTGATTGCTAAGTTTGGCCTGCATCGCGAAAGAGAGCTGAAAGCAGACAACAAACTGATGTACAGCCTGCAGAATGACGCAGCCAATGTTTATGCTGCCAACATCAGGATGGAACACGGCGGTTATGAGTTTGATGTAGTGCAGCAGAACTGGATGATCGACAAGGTACGCCTGCACATCGGTGGTATGCACAATGTGGAAAACGCTATAGCTGCCATTACTGTAGCACACCTGCTGGGTATAGACAGTGAAAAGATCAAAGCGGCCATGGAGAGCTTTAAAGGCATCAAACGCCGGTTTGAATATGTGATCAAAAATGATCGCCAGGTGTATATCGATGATTACGCCCATCATCCGGAAGAGCTGCGCGCGCTAATCACCAGTGCTAAAACACTATTCCCGGGCAAACGTTGTACGGTAATATTCCAGCCGCATCTGTTTACCCGTACCCGTGATCTGGCCGATGGTTTTGCAGAAAGCCTTTCACTGGCGGATGAAGTAATCCTGCTCCCCATCTATCCGGCGAGGGAACTGCCCATAGAAGGAGTGACCAGCGAAATACTGGCGGCAAAAATTACTGCACCGGTACAGATTATGTCAAAAGAAGCAGTATTGGACTGGCTGCAGAAAACACCAGCCCCGTTATTGATAACAGCAGGAGCCGGCGATATTGATCAGTTAAAAGAACCGATCAGCCAGTTACTGAAAGCTAAATAA
- the ftsZ gene encoding cell division protein FtsZ produces the protein MIHFDLPKEKSSIIKVIGIGGGGSNAVNHMYSQRIEGVNFIICNTDAQAIANSPVPNKIQLGPHLTQGLGAGANPEIGKQATEESFEEIKKILEVNTKMAFITAGMGGGTGTGGAPIIARICKELGILTVGIVTTPFSYEGKKRMLQADEGVQRLKEYVDTLLIISNDKLRQKFGDLKFKAAFEKADNVLATAAKCITDVINSTGQINVDFADVCTVMRNGGVAILGSSIAEGENRAQRAIEDALTSPLLNDNDIRGAKWILINISSSEGEFEHTLDEMDIIQAYVQSQAGEDCDVILGVGYDQTLDRKLGVTIIATGFEQKPIQQMKMAPSTPERTEPKIVMQLGKDGDEKKMNTQQAQGVLFHEPQDLMAPRLMEPAVPHPEPTTGYTPPQQQAPIAPARQNYVLNVQQVPAQQPQVTPEQQMQQLHQQHQPQQVQPSTQPNVNVIQPQGGSSAGGYLSRPSHIYVEPGNTPPPEMKMVYREEEMNHHPLPPEVPMQHSYEELEEQKRKQAERVAKLRSISFNVKNMDNNAEIENIPAYLRRNVALENGAGSAEHFYSNYTVSGEPGQNNHPEINTINTFLDGKKPD, from the coding sequence ATGATACATTTTGATCTTCCTAAGGAAAAATCTTCTATCATCAAGGTCATCGGCATTGGTGGCGGTGGAAGTAATGCGGTGAATCATATGTATAGCCAACGCATTGAAGGGGTGAATTTTATTATCTGTAATACCGATGCCCAGGCTATCGCAAACAGCCCTGTTCCCAACAAAATACAGTTGGGTCCTCACCTCACACAGGGGCTTGGAGCCGGCGCCAATCCCGAAATCGGGAAACAGGCGACAGAAGAATCCTTTGAAGAAATCAAAAAAATACTGGAGGTAAATACTAAAATGGCCTTCATCACTGCCGGTATGGGCGGTGGCACCGGTACCGGTGGCGCCCCTATCATCGCGCGGATATGTAAGGAACTGGGTATTCTGACCGTTGGTATTGTTACTACCCCGTTTTCTTATGAAGGTAAAAAAAGAATGCTGCAGGCAGATGAAGGTGTTCAACGACTAAAAGAGTATGTAGACACCCTGCTGATCATCTCCAATGATAAATTAAGGCAGAAATTCGGTGACCTTAAATTTAAGGCTGCCTTCGAAAAAGCAGATAACGTACTGGCAACTGCTGCCAAATGTATTACCGACGTTATCAACTCCACCGGCCAGATCAACGTGGACTTTGCCGACGTTTGCACCGTTATGCGTAACGGTGGCGTGGCTATCCTCGGCTCTTCCATCGCAGAAGGCGAAAACCGTGCACAAAGAGCGATCGAAGATGCACTGACTTCTCCGCTGCTGAACGACAACGATATCCGTGGTGCCAAATGGATCCTTATCAATATCTCCTCTTCTGAAGGTGAATTTGAACATACACTGGATGAAATGGACATCATCCAGGCCTATGTACAGAGCCAGGCAGGTGAGGATTGCGACGTGATCCTGGGTGTGGGCTACGACCAGACGTTGGACCGCAAACTGGGTGTTACCATCATCGCTACCGGTTTTGAACAGAAACCGATCCAGCAGATGAAAATGGCACCTTCCACACCGGAACGTACCGAGCCTAAAATCGTAATGCAGCTGGGTAAAGATGGGGATGAGAAAAAGATGAACACGCAACAGGCACAGGGCGTGCTTTTCCACGAACCGCAAGACCTGATGGCCCCTCGTCTGATGGAACCCGCAGTGCCTCATCCTGAACCCACTACCGGCTATACTCCGCCACAACAGCAGGCGCCCATCGCTCCTGCCCGGCAGAACTATGTACTGAACGTTCAACAAGTGCCTGCTCAACAGCCGCAGGTGACACCTGAACAACAGATGCAGCAGCTGCACCAGCAACATCAGCCGCAACAGGTACAGCCTTCCACACAGCCCAATGTGAACGTAATTCAGCCTCAAGGCGGTAGCAGCGCAGGCGGTTACCTCAGCAGGCCGTCACACATCTATGTGGAACCAGGCAATACCCCGCCTCCTGAAATGAAAATGGTGTACCGGGAAGAGGAAATGAACCACCACCCACTGCCCCCTGAAGTGCCCATGCAACATTCCTACGAAGAGCTGGAAGAACAAAAACGCAAACAGGCAGAAAGAGTTGCCAAACTGCGCAGCATCAGCTTCAACGTAAAAAACATGGACAACAACGCGGAAATTGAAAACATCCCGGCCTATCTGCGCCGCAATGTAGCCCTGGAAAATGGTGCCGGCTCCGCCGAACACTTCTATTCCAACTACACTGTAAGCGGTGAACCAGGACAAAACAACCATCCCGAAATAAATACTATCAATACATTTTTAGATGGGAAGAAGCCCGATTGA
- the ftsA gene encoding cell division protein FtsA, giving the protein MNQEAPIIVGLDIGTTKIAAIAGRKNEYGKLEILGFGKATSFGVQHGMVLNIDQTIKAIRQALENCYASSPHLEINEVYVGIAGHHIKSLQTRGDIVRNDVEAEISQKDIDQLINDQYKTVIPASDQIIDVIPQQYIVDSLQNITYPIGMSGVKVGANFHIITGDKNAIRNINRSVEKSGLKIRDLVLQPLASAAAVMCDMDFEAGVAIVDIGGGTTDLAVFYEGILKHTAVIPYGGENITNDIKNGLGVLKTQAEQMKVQFGYALADEAKSNAYITIPGLRGQSPKEISVKNLAHIIQARMSEILDFVVYHLKQIGMDNKMLNGGIILTGGGSQLKHLIQLTEYTTGASARIGFPNEHLSSGLFDEELTKPMYATCVGLILKGYNDYENDRKSLEENYVKINTSYFAKEQAAQSATQQDDWGTEEAPSSQEIQDRKAKERNASLKNFLDKMKTKIIDMFTEEEDAKL; this is encoded by the coding sequence ATGAATCAGGAAGCTCCCATCATTGTAGGTCTCGACATAGGAACTACGAAGATTGCTGCCATAGCAGGACGGAAGAATGAATACGGGAAACTGGAAATCCTGGGATTCGGTAAAGCTACATCGTTTGGTGTGCAGCACGGCATGGTGCTGAACATTGACCAGACTATAAAAGCCATCAGGCAAGCCCTGGAAAACTGTTATGCCTCCAGCCCCCATCTGGAGATCAATGAAGTATATGTCGGCATCGCCGGTCATCATATCAAAAGTTTGCAAACCCGTGGAGATATTGTCCGCAATGATGTGGAGGCGGAAATATCCCAGAAAGATATTGACCAGCTGATCAACGATCAGTACAAAACCGTTATCCCTGCCAGTGATCAGATCATTGATGTGATCCCGCAGCAATATATTGTGGATAGTTTGCAGAATATCACCTACCCTATTGGTATGTCTGGGGTGAAGGTGGGTGCCAACTTCCATATCATCACCGGTGATAAAAACGCCATCCGTAATATTAACCGTAGTGTGGAAAAATCAGGGCTGAAAATCCGTGACCTGGTACTGCAGCCGCTGGCCTCTGCCGCCGCTGTCATGTGCGACATGGACTTTGAAGCCGGCGTTGCCATCGTAGACATCGGAGGCGGTACCACCGACCTGGCTGTGTTCTATGAAGGTATCCTGAAACATACTGCTGTTATTCCTTATGGCGGGGAAAACATCACGAATGATATTAAAAACGGCCTCGGTGTATTAAAAACACAGGCTGAACAGATGAAAGTGCAATTCGGTTATGCCCTGGCCGATGAAGCTAAAAGCAACGCTTATATCACTATTCCCGGTTTACGCGGACAAAGCCCCAAGGAAATATCCGTTAAAAACCTGGCACATATCATCCAGGCCCGTATGAGTGAGATACTCGATTTCGTAGTGTATCACCTCAAACAGATCGGTATGGACAATAAAATGCTGAATGGCGGCATTATCCTTACTGGTGGCGGTTCTCAACTGAAACACCTGATCCAGCTCACCGAATACACTACCGGCGCCAGTGCACGCATCGGCTTCCCCAACGAACACCTGTCCAGTGGCCTGTTCGACGAAGAACTGACCAAGCCTATGTACGCTACCTGCGTAGGATTGATACTCAAAGGTTACAACGATTATGAAAATGACCGTAAGTCACTCGAAGAAAATTATGTAAAAATTAATACCAGCTATTTCGCCAAGGAACAAGCTGCACAATCAGCTACCCAGCAAGACGATTGGGGAACGGAAGAAGCACCTTCCTCCCAGGAAATCCAGGACAGGAAAGCAAAAGAAAGAAATGCTTCGCTCAAGAATTTTCTGGACAAAATGAAAACAAAAATCATTGACATGTTTACAGAAGAAGAAGACGCAAAACTGTAA
- a CDS encoding cell division protein FtsQ/DivIB: MAKTTTILKRLGALLLWVLAFTGFIILLVAANKDKDGGICKGIQVKFEGKDDNFFIEAKDIRSLLTKNKTLNPVGKPIRDINIRSLEAVVDQDPWVKNAEIYFTSKQELHIKVTQREPVARVFTFSGNSFYFDEAAERIPVSSRYAARVPVFTGFPTDVEKLQRTDSLLAAQIVDMGSFISKDPFWMAQVEQLMITPDRKFEFIPKLGDQVIVFGEGTDIEKKFTKLLAFYKEGLNKVGWNNYTRINVAFENEVVCTRKDGVAPLQPVIPKDTVKQFMPDEPPIGDNSEDTAEKTVARPPEHPPVPVKQAVKPATTTKAKAKAPEKKVKQEKAKAPPKQQPKAVYKPGNKSVNTSKKQKTP, translated from the coding sequence ATGGCCAAAACCACGACGATATTAAAACGACTGGGCGCGTTGCTCCTTTGGGTGCTTGCGTTCACAGGCTTTATTATCCTGCTGGTAGCAGCCAATAAAGACAAAGACGGTGGTATCTGTAAAGGTATTCAGGTGAAATTTGAAGGGAAGGATGATAATTTCTTCATTGAAGCCAAGGATATCCGCTCTTTGCTTACAAAAAACAAAACATTGAACCCGGTTGGAAAACCCATCAGGGATATCAATATCAGGTCACTGGAAGCAGTGGTGGACCAGGATCCCTGGGTAAAGAATGCAGAAATCTATTTCACCAGTAAACAGGAACTGCATATCAAAGTCACTCAACGGGAGCCTGTAGCCAGGGTGTTTACCTTTTCGGGCAACAGCTTTTACTTCGATGAAGCAGCGGAACGTATTCCGGTTTCATCGCGCTACGCCGCCAGGGTACCGGTTTTCACCGGCTTCCCCACCGATGTGGAAAAGCTGCAGCGGACAGATAGTCTGCTTGCCGCCCAGATTGTGGACATGGGAAGTTTTATCAGCAAAGATCCTTTCTGGATGGCGCAGGTAGAACAACTGATGATCACCCCCGACCGGAAATTCGAGTTCATACCCAAACTGGGCGACCAGGTGATCGTTTTCGGAGAAGGTACGGACATAGAAAAAAAATTCACCAAACTGCTGGCTTTTTACAAGGAAGGACTGAACAAGGTAGGTTGGAATAATTACACGCGGATCAATGTAGCATTTGAGAATGAGGTAGTATGTACGCGTAAGGATGGTGTAGCACCGCTGCAACCGGTGATACCCAAAGACACGGTAAAACAGTTTATGCCGGACGAACCGCCCATCGGAGACAATAGTGAAGATACAGCGGAGAAAACGGTAGCGAGGCCACCGGAACATCCACCGGTACCCGTCAAACAGGCTGTCAAACCAGCCACCACAACTAAAGCAAAGGCAAAGGCGCCCGAGAAAAAAGTGAAACAGGAGAAAGCAAAAGCGCCGCCCAAGCAACAACCTAAAGCAGTGTATAAGCCAGGGAATAAATCTGTTAACACATCAAAAAAACAAAAAACGCCATGA